In Gymnogyps californianus isolate 813 chromosome 1, ASM1813914v2, whole genome shotgun sequence, the following are encoded in one genomic region:
- the ASB13 gene encoding ankyrin repeat and SOCS box protein 13, which yields MEIPASSGSLRGEISFWADRTPVHEAARRGEILQLQQLIESGACVNAVTYDSITPLHEASLRGQTQCVKLLLAAGAQVDARNIDGSTPLCDACASGSIECVKVLLSHGAKVNPPLYTASPLHEACMNGSSECVQLLINVGANLEAHDCHFGTPLHVACAREHLDCAKLLLKAGANVNAAKLHETALHHAAKVKNVDLVEMLIEFGGNIYARDNRGKKPSDYTWSSSPTAKCFEYYEKTPLSLSQLCRVTVRKAAGQRALEKIAKLNIPPRLIQYLSYN from the exons ATGGAGATCCCTGCGAGCAGCGGGTCCCTGCGGGGCGAGATCA GCTTCTGGGCCGATCGAACACCAGTTCATGAAGCAGCCAGGCGGGGAGaaatcctgcagctgcagcagctgataGAGAGCGGAGCCTGCGTCAACGCGGTCACCTACGACTCTATCACCCCGTTGCACGAGGCGAGCCTGCGAGGGCAAACGCAGTGTGTCAAgctcctgctggctgcaggggcCCAG GTGGATGCCAGGAATATCGATGGCAGCACTCCGCTCTGCGATGCCTGTGCCTCAGGTAGCATAGAGTGTGTGAAAGTGCTGCTGTCCCACGGCGCCAAGGTGAACCCTCCCCTTTACACAGCATCTCCTCTCCATGAAGCCTGCATGAATG GTAGCTCAGAGTGCGTGCAACTCCTCATCAACGTCGGTGCGAACTTGGAGGCTCACGACTGCCATTTCGGGACTCCTCTACACGTGGCCTGTGCCAGGGAGCATCTGGActgtgcaaagctgctgctCAAGGCAG GGGCAAATGTGAATGCCGCTAAACTTCACGAAACAGCCCTCCACCACGCAGCAAAAGTGAAAAACGTAGATCTGGTGGAGATGCTGATTGAATTCGGAGGAAACATTTACGCAAGGGACAACCGAGGAAAGAAGCCATCGGATTACACCTGGAGCAGCAGTCCCACGGCAAAGTGCTTTGAGTACTACGAAA aaACGCCTCTGAGTTtgtcacagctctgcagagttACGGTGAGGAAAGCCGCCGGGCAGCGAGCACTGGAGAAGATTGCCAAGCTAAATATTCCTCCGCGATTAATCCAGTACCTGTCCTACAACTGA